In the genome of Eschrichtius robustus isolate mEscRob2 chromosome 2, mEscRob2.pri, whole genome shotgun sequence, the window CATCCCCTGGGAGGCCGATGGTAAATGTCTGGGTTGCTATTTTAAGTTGACAGTCAGGAAGGGCCTCACTGACGAGGTTAGGGAGGAGCCCTGTGGGGTCTGGGGGAGAGCGATTCAGGCAGtgagaacagcatgtgcaaaggccctgagcctCTCCTACTCTTGAGCcctggttttctcatctgccaCGTGGGGACCATCCCAGGAGCCTTGTCTACCCGAGGCTCTGGGCACCCATGCTAGCTTGAAACAGGTGCACAGAAAGTGGGCACCCCTCCTTCTACTATGGCTACCTTGATCAGCAGCATCTTTATTTCCGTGAAGGCAGTGAAGCCTGTGGGCCCTGCTGCCCGGCAGTGGCtctgggtggggcagggctgcAGCCTGCAGGGTGGGCTGTGCCCTGCCCCTTGTCcggccctcccctctccccccagccctgaCCTTGTGCTGCCATGAGTTGCCCTTGGCTGGGCCCCTGAATCTGGGGCCTCTGGGTGAGAATTCCTCCCAGGCTGGGGAACTGTCATGGTAGAGCCACCCTCCTGTGCCCCAGGCCAGGGCTCCCACCTGTCCTTGTTCTCTGGCCACTGTGCCTGAGGCTTTGGGGCCACACCCCCTGCCTGTGGCCAGTGCCCGGACTTCAGGTCAGTGACACCCTCACAGGGTTTGCTTCATTCATCCTTCGAACAGATCACCGCCCCCTTGtccccccagccccttccctccaTGGGGACAGGAAGAGCTGCCCCCGGCTCCTTGAGAAAGTCCCACCActccctcctccctgtccctTGCCTGCCTTTCGGGGTAGGGCCTGAGCCTGCTGCCTCCCCTTCTGTGCTCAGGACCCCTGCCTGGGGCTCTGCCCCGCAGCCACCCGTGCCCCTCACCCCAGTCCTGGGCCTATCCTGGGCCCCCACCGCAGGCTGGCCTCAGGCCTGGGCAGGCtcaggtgtgtgtgagtgtgtgtgacaaGCGTAGGACGCGGGAGTGTgctggggcacagagcagggcgGAGGGGGGAGTAGCGGGTAAGCTCAGGGACTGAAGATTGGGAAGTGCATGATGGGCTCCCCCATATTTAGGCCCTCATCTGGGTGGGGTGGAGGCGTGGGTAGCCTCTGCTGCTCCCTGCCCCTGGaccttttctttttatgggtaATTGGGACCGGTTTGCTAGCCCcaccctttaaaaaaatgatttattgaggtaaaattcacatgacGTACAATTAACCATTTAAAAGCGAATttaattcacagtgttgtgcaaccaccgtCTCTGTCTAGTTGcacaactttttcatcaccccaaaaggagacCCGGTCCCCATTAGTTGACactcccatttcccctccccccatccttggcaaccaccagtctgccttctgtctccttccatttacctattctgggcatttcacatAAACGTGTGACCCCTTTGTACCTGGCTTCTCTCacctaatacatatatatatatatattttattttttattttttatttttttaaatttttaaattaaaaaatttttttttcttcccacttggcttttaaaatttaaaaatctaactttTCTGAAATAATTAGGCACAGGCAGTTGTACGATGGTAGAGAGGTCCTGCGGCTCCCCGCGCACTgcatccccacccccctgccctgcccagggcCTCTCGGACCTCTCCTGCGGTGGAGATTTGGGAACAGGAAATGGGAAATGAGGACCAAACCCGTCACAGTGGCCTTGAGCTGGGGCAACCCACTCCCCAGTGGCCCCGGGGCCTTGAGTGCTGCCCCACGGGCCGGGCTTACCTCTGTGAGGGCGCCGCTGCTCCTCTGCGGCCTCGGGCTGGCCTGGGTGCGTTGGTGGCGGTGGCGGCGGTAGCAGCTGCAGCGGCGGCTGCTGGGAGGGTGGCCCCTGTCCCAGCCGCCCCCTCTCGCTGCCCAGCTTCCTTTCCCAGCAGCCAGTCGTGGCCCTGACGGCCCATACTGTCCTCCTGGGTCCTGGTCTGGTGCCCAGGTTGGGGGGAGAGGGTAGGGTTTCAGCCCTCCCCCAGCAGCTGGCCGGCAGGGAGAGGGGCTGGTTGTATTTTAAGCTGTTGAGTGGTTCAGCAGGAACTCGGAGGCCTGCTCTCCCAGTAGACGTGGTGCAGCCTTCCTGCGGACCACACGAGCTCCGAAGGCATGTGGGCACTGCCCGCCTGGGACCCAGGAACTATTAATATACCTGCAGCCACAGGGCAGCAGGCCCTTAGCCTGCTCGCCCTTTCAGGCACATTCTGCCTGTACCCCTTCCCTCTTCCAAGAGTCCCCTTGGGGCCAGACGCTCGGGGCAGTGTGAGCAGCGCCCTCTTTCTGGCCCTTCTGTCTGGCCTTGTTATCCCCGTGACTCAGAGGGGTTCACTAACCTGCCCCCCAAGGCCACGTGGCCATGCAGAGCCCCCGGTTGACAGCAGGCGCGCTCTCTAGCGCGGTAACGGTAGCATCAGCCAGGAATTCTTGGGCTCCGGGCTCTCTCCTGCCCTCCGTCCATGATGTGGGGTGGGTGGAGCATAGATGGGCAAACAGGCCAGTGTGCTGCAGCGACCCCCTGGCCGGTAGGGGAGccgggatctgaacccaggcccATCCCCTTCCTTCATCGCAGGCCCTCAGGGTCTCCTCAAGCCTGTCCTCACAGCCTGAGGTCTGGGGGCACTTCCCATCTGTCAGGTACCACGCCAGCCCCTCGAGGTACACACTTTCCTACCTGCCTCTGGCCTGAGGCTCAGACAGAAGTGACAGCCCCGGAGTCACCCAGTGACAGCGTGGCAGGGCCGGATTCAGTCCTGTGTGCTGCCCACCACGCCCCCTGCCTCTCCCACTGGTGGTGGAGTGTGTGAGGGGAGCCCTTTCCTCCTGGCGGGGGGGGGCCCTAGGTGGGTGGGCGTGCTCTCAGAGAGCCCTGTCTGGGGCCCTGCCCTGGGGTTCTTCTAAGATCTGCTCATTTTCTCCATGCTGCCTCTGACTGAGGGCCTGCCAGGTGGGAAGGGTCCTCAGCACCTGCTGCCCAGTGGCTGACTTGGGGTCagacccagccctgcctgccaCGTCGCCATGTCTAGCAAGATCTGCATCAAGCCCTACACTGGGGCCTTCAGGCCCACGTGATGGGCTCGGGCCCTACTGGGCCTCACTTCAGTTCCACCAGCAGTTCGCACCATTCACAGCTGGCCCGGGTGCCTTCTCGGACCCGCTTAGGATGGGTGGGTCACATCCCCCtgggggctccctccctcccagcactGCCCCTTTGCACCACCAGTCCCACCACTGCCTGGGGCTCAGGGAGAGCGGAGTGTGGGGGGGTGCCCAGGCTGTCTGCCCTGGGCTTTGTGGGGCTCAGGGCCTGGACGAGGGTGCTATGTTGGGCTGACATGGTGGGAAGACTGCCCTGGAGGTGGCCTTGAACAAGGTCTGGGTGGACCTAGTGAGAACTGGGTGGAGAGGGAGGCCGGGGAGGTGGGAACCAAGGTCTTGGCCTAGGCTGGGGGTGCTTGCTGGAAACTTCCTGGTTTCCTGACCCTTTCCACACTTAGAGAGAGGCTCTCTGCATCAGTAACGCCGGAATCTGTCACCTCCCTGGGAACACAAATGCACAAGGAAAATAATCCAGAGTGTCTCTTACAGCTCAGAAGGGGAAATGGATGATCTATCTTGCGGATTCTCGAAATAGCTGGGACTTCTCCAAGCCCAGTGAACACTGCGGCCCTGAGCTGGGGCCTGGGCGGCCCGTTGGCCTCTCACCCTGCTCCTGGTGACTGGCCCTTGCTCTGCACTGGGCAGGGAGGCCAGGAGGCGCCTTCATGCCTGTTCTGGGGATCTCCCTTCCCCCCGTGCCGTTGGGGGTCCGTGTCCACTCGAAAGCATTACAGTCAGGGCAACTCAGCCCTTGGAGGGCTGCCCCCAGGTCCCCCCTCCCAGGAGGTCTGTGGCATGGCTCCTGGGGGGCTCTGTGGAGCAGTTTTATATTTAGCCGGGCCGTGGCTGTTGGGCCACTCGGGTTACATCTGCACAGAAGCTGGCGGAGCCAAGGCAGGCACGGGCTCCCTTCCAGCACCGCGGCAGAATTTGATCTCGCCGGCCTGGCCCAGAGCACTTCGCGTGGGGAGGTCTGTGGTGGGGGCTGACGGCCGGCAGCTGGGGCCTCTGGCTGCAGCGGGCAGAGCGGGGCAGGCATGGACCTGAGCGTGAGCGTGGTGGCCCAGGAGACCAGCCAGGGCCTTGGCCCCGTCTTTGGTCTCAATGGACTCCCCCGGCCTATGCCCCCCAAGACGATCAAGAAACCTAAAAAGGCCGTTCTCTTCTTTGAGGTGGAGATTCTGGACGCAAAGACGCGGGAgaagctgtgcttcctggacaagGTAGGACCGTGGTGCAGACTGTGCTGGCCCGAGGGTGCTGGGCCTGCGACCCACCCCTTCCTGGGCTCCTGGCCCCCAGGGAGATGGGAgtgcccctccacctgggtcctgacacccagcccctgcccttcaGGGTGTGCAGGAGGGGTACTGTCCCTGGGCCTGCCCCAGCCAGCTTGCCCCTCAGGGTAGAGCACCCTGGCCCCTGGGTGTGGTCGGGAGCTGGCCTCCCAGTGTGTGAGGAGGTGAAGCAGCCTCGGTGGACCCTGCACGGCTCTggggcctgggaaggaggtggagtCCTGAGACCGGCCCCACTCCGAGGCCAGGCCAGGGGAAGCGGTTTGTCCCATCCCAGGGAGGTCTGGAACAGGTTGAGGGCCTTTACTCTGGGGGGAGTTGTggctgggggtggagaggagaggCGACGTGGGCCTGGCTTCCCATGCTCACACCATCTCCCAGCCAGTCCGGGGGTGACCTGGCTGCCTGGTTAAAATGGCCCTCAGGCCCATGGCTGCCTTGTCAGCTACATAGGTTGGGGGGCCTGGTCCccaaccctcccccctcccatatCAGTTGCCTAGGACCCCAGTCCATCCCGCCTCACCAAGAGGGATCCTGGGTCCTGGGCTCCCCGCCCACGGCTTACCTGTCCCTGACCTTTGTTTCCCCCAGGTGGAGCCCCAAGCCACCATTGCCGAGATCAAGAACCTTTTCACCAAGACCCGTAAGTCCAGGGCCCAGCCACACTGCCCCCATGACCCCTCTGGGCAGGGCCCTCTAGGTAGGACCCCGTCCTACATGCCTCTCCCTGAAGGGCCTGCAGAGATGCCCCCAGGGTGGCCCAGGCTTCTCTGGGCTTGCCTGGGGCACCCGCCCCCGTGTGGCCATGAGCAGGAACGCCCTTGCTGGGCTTTGGGAAGGACAACATCCCGCTTTGCCTGCTCTTCCTGGAGCCTTCAGAGATCTCGCCTGGGGGCCGGAGGAGCTGTAGGGACCCTGGGCCCCGCCAGGCTGTGCGCTGTGACACCCTACTCTCCCTACAGACCCACAGTGGTACCCTGCCCGCCAGTCGCTCCGCCTGGACCCCAGTGAGTACAGCTGTCTGCTTGGCTGCCCCCGGGCTCCTGGGTGGCCCTGGGCGAAGGCCCAGGCAGGCCCTGAGCCCTGGCCCGACTCTCCGCAGAGGGCAAGTCCCTGAAGGATGAGGACATTCTGCAGAAGCTGCCCGTGGGCACCACGGCCACTCTCTACTTCCGGGACCTGGGGGCCCAGATCAGCTGGGTAACGGTGCGTGCAGACcccctctcccagcagcctcgtcTCCCATCTGCCGCGTGGGGGTGactcacctctcccctccccaggtctTCCTGACAGAGTACGCCGGGCCCCTTTTCATCTATCTGCTCTTCTACTTTCGGGTGCCCTTCATCTATGGCCACAAATATGACTTCACGTCCAGTCGGCACACGGTGGTACAGTGAGTGGGgccgggagggaggaggtggcagggggaggggaaggcctgCTGGACATGCCCCCGCTGAACTggctccctcacccccagcctcGCCTGCATCTGCCACTCATTCCATTACATCAAGCGCCTGCTGGAGACGCTCTTCGTGCACCGCTTCTCCCACGGCACCATGCCCTTGCGCAACATCTTCAAGGTGAGCCCCCAGCTGCCCGTCCAGGCCCTTCACCCCCGGCCCTACCCTCCCTGGTCCCCCTCACCTGGGTCCTGCCCTCCACTGGGCCAGGCTCCATCCCGGCCCTGCTCCCTTTCAGAACTGCACCTACTACTGGGGCTTCGCCGCGTGGATGGCCTATTACATCAACCACCCTCTCTACACGCCCCCCAGTAAGTGGCCTTGGACCCTGCTCCCCCTGTGAACACCCCTTCACCCAGGCTCTCCCCTCACGGGCTTCCCCTCTGCTTCCTCTTCAGCTTACGGAGCTCAGCAGGTTAAACTGGCGCTCGCCATCTTTGTGGTAAGCAGGCTGGGACGGATGACAGGGTGCGGGGAGTTCGggcggcaggggtgggggtgctCTGAGCTGACCCTGCTTCTCTAACAGATCTGCCAGCTCGGCAACTTCTCCATCCACATGGCCCTGCGGGACCTGCGGCCAGCTGGTGAGTGGCCTGCTCCGGGCAGGGGGGATGGCCACCTGGGCAGGCTGAGCCAGCGGGTCTCACTCCTGTCCTGTCCTCCCAGGGTCTaagaccaggaagatcccataccCCACCAAGAACCCCTTCACGTGGCTCTTCCTGCTGGTGTCCTGCCCCAATTACACCTACGAGGTGAGggtctgccctcctctcctctcctctcctctcctctccctcctggggCTTGGGGTCCCACGTGGAGGTCTAGCTTCTAGGAGGGGGCGGTTCCTGGCTCCATAGCTGCTTCTGCAGTTTGAACTTGGAACATTTGGAAATGGAGAGACTGTGGCCTCTATGGGGCCTGGGAGGTGTCCAGCTGGGCTTGTGGCTGTTGGGGACTGAGGGGCGGCTTCATCGTGTAGTCCCCCCTTTACTCCAGGCCCCTCTAGCACTGGAGTGTGGTTCCCATCCCCTTACTAGAACAGCTGgggctgcccagccctgcccaccctcaCCCTGCCTGCTCTGCCCACAGGTGGGGTCCTGGATTGGCTTTGCCATCATGACACAGTGTGTCCCAGGTGAGCCCGCTGCCCCTTCCCCAGGGGGCCCTGCCCGTCCGTGCTGTGTGcagccctccctgactcccctgcTCCACCCCACAGTGGCCCTCTTCTCCCTGGTGGGCTTCACCCAGATGACCATCTGGGCCAAGGGCAAGCACCGCAGCTACCTGAAGGAGTTCCGAGACTACCCGCCCCTGCGCATGCCCATCATCCCCTTCCTGCTCTGAATGGCTCCCCCTCACCCAGGCTCAGCCAAGCCAGGCTCGTGTCCCCCCGCCCCAGTGTCATTCTGGGCGAGGAGTGGGAACCACTGCTCTCCAGCGTCTGGAATAAAACCTGCCTGCCCAGCTGGACTCAGACTCAGCGGTGTTTCTTTTTGGGGGTCGGCTCGGGGATCAGCACACCAAAGAAAGAGGCGGAGCTTGGGCTGAGGGCCCTGGAGGCTTTTATTCTTTTGACTGGTCCACAGGGTGGTAGGCGGGGCCACTACAGGGCCACCCCGGGGCCCACCTCACCGGACCCCTGGCCTCTGGCCACGTCCGCCTCCCTCTGCTGCCGCCTCTTCTTCCGCTGGAGCAGCCGCCGCTCCCGCTCAAACTCCTTCATGCGCTTCACATAGCTGCAGGCAGagtaggaggagggagggggtgtcAGGACACGCAAGTAGGGAAGACCTGTGTGCCTGTGATGTAACTCTGGggtctgccccctcccctggggcGGACACCAGTGAGCCCAGAGCAAGAGATGGGCCTCCCACCTGAGCTGAGCGCCTCTAGGCACCTCAAAGCAGCCCGCCCCACCCAACAGCCCCTTTGGGGTTCCTCTTTCTACCGAGGTGGGGCCTGGCTAGGAACTCAGCTTGCTGTCCCTTGTCCCTGGAGCCGCGCGCCCAGGGCCCGGCCAGGTGAGGGCCGAGGGCCGAGGGCGGGCGCGGGGCTCACAGGGCCCGGCCAGGCAAAGGGCGAGGGCCGAGGGCGGGCGCGGGGCTCACAGGGCCCGGCCAGGCGAGGGGCGAGGGGCGAGGGCGGGCGCGGGGCTCACAGGGCCCGGCCAGGTGAGGGCCGAGGGTGGAGGGCGGGCGCGGGGGCGGGGCTCACTCGAGGTGCTCGCAGGAGTCCCAGTCGTGCTGCTCGTGCTTGCAGGCCAGGAAGTTGGGGAAGCTGTCACGCTTGCACCTGAGGAGCCGGATGAGGTAGTGGGCACAGTAGTCCCGCTGCTGCAGCACCAGCTGTGCGTCGTTCATCTCCTGCTGAGTGGCCACCATCTCTGTGGGGTACGGGTGGGGCTCAGCCAGGGCCAGGACTATCTTTCTAATTTGCGCGAAAGCAACCCCCAACGCTGAGGCCCAGATGGGCAGGGCCCCTCTCCCGCCATCACCGAGCACCTCAAAATCCACGCTAGATtcttgcctcccctccccctggggTCACTCTCCAGACAGCCCCACCCTGCAGAGGCGTGTGTGcgtctgtctgtgtgtctgcctGGGGGACCTGGATCCCAGCTCCGTCCTCTCAGTGGAGGCGTAGCTTCTGCCCACCTCATAGAAAGCTGAACTAATAATCCTCGGTCCTGCTGCCCCACCCACCTGGTCAACCCCACGGGGATGAAATCAACCTTCACTTCAACTGGGGCCCACGTGGGGGCCGTCAGAAATCGTGGGCACACACCCCAGCCCGCGCCCGCTGTGCTGGCGATCCTGAGCTCTGTCCCCACCCAGCATGGGGCACACAGGACCTAGCCTTCCTGCATCCTCAAGGGAACCACCGACCCCCCCAACTTACCCCATCTTTCTTGGTCCTAGATGCTCCTCACAATTAGCAGTAAGAAGTGTCCACTGCTCACCTGCAATCCTCCCCTGCTGGCTCCTCTCCCCTCTGCTTCCCAGCCTCGTTTTTCTCTCACTCTGGCCCAGGTCCTCACTCCTGCCCCTGCATCCCGCCAGCTTCCACGCTCCACCCTAGCACTGCCCACACGCTGGCTCCTTCCAGAGCCACTCAGGACCCCAGGACACCGCGCTTTCTCAGCCTTCCGCTTGCTCCTTTCTCGAACATTCTCTTCCCGCGGCCCCCCTCTCCGCCACACTGTCCCCAGGTTTCCTCCCGTCTCTATGGCTGTCCAAACATTAAGCTGCCCAAACATTAAGCCTTGGCTTCTGGTGGTTCTTGCTAAGAGCCCTCTGCTCATTCTAATTCATGGCTTCGGTCTCCACCCCGTAGATCGTTGAGCCCCAGGCCTTGTGTCCACCTGCAGCCCCTGATGGTTTCCATGTCAAGGTGGCACTTAACACCTGACGCTCCAGCATGATGAGTCAGTAGCCAGGATCTatagagcacctactgtgtgctaggtgctggggatatacGAGGGGACATGCCAGGCGAGGATCCCTCCCTGCTCTTGGAGGGAGACACGGAACACACAGGCAGAGCTAGATGTTATAGGATGCCTGACAATGCTAAGTATTagggaggaaaataaaacaagggagagagaggcagcgtggggaggtgggtcacaacTTTAGATGGAGGGGTCCCTCAAAAGGTGGCATACGAAGGTGAGGGAGTGGGTCACATAGACACCCGGGTAAGCCATTCCCAAGAgcggaacagcaggtgcaaaggccttgAAGTGGGAGGACAGGCGGGATGCCCCAGGGGTTTCGGCCTGAGCATGTGGTGGTCAGCGCTGGAGGGAGGCACAGGGTTGGTAGGGGAGGTCAGGAGCTCTGTTTCAGGCCTGCTGAGTGCAAGATGCCCGTTAAATTTGGAGTGGAGATGCCAAGCAGGCAGTGAGGTCCATGAGTGTGGGGTTCAGGGTCAAGGCCCAGCTGGAGATAAAAACTCCAGCACTGGTGCACAGCAGCCATTTGAAACCAGAGGACTAGCAGAGACCCCCAGGGAATGGTGGGAGTGGGTGGAGACAGGAGAGACCCACGCAGTGGGGCGCCTTGGCATTTACAAGGCAGGGAGGTGGGCGGGAGCTGTGGGGTCTTGGAACCACGTAAAAAGGGGCTCCCAGGAAGTGGCAGCGACCGGCCGTGCCTGCTGCTGCTGTAGTGGAGTTAGACCTGAGAATCTGACAACGGGGCTTTGCAATACAGACGTagtgagggtggggaggaagctTGACCACAGCCCTGTCAGTGAAGTGGTGGGGAGGTAGCTGGAGGGGGAGGTGGGGCCAGgagaggattttatttttttatttttatttttaaaaaaaattttaaaaaaaattaaattaattaattaattaatgggctgtgtcaggtcttcgttgctgcgcgtgggcttctcactgagggggcttctcttgttgcggagcacgggctctaggcacgcggcttcagtagttgtggcgcgtgggctttagagcgcaggctcagtagctgtggcgcacgggcttagttgctccgcggcatgtgggatgttcccggaccagcgctcgaacccgtgtcccctgcattggcaggcggattcttaaccactgcgccacccggcaAGCCCCAGGAGAGGattttaaaacagcagaaataacAGTGTATTTGCATGTTGATGGGAAAACCAACCTTGCAAGAGAGGGAGAATGGTTGGGGCAGTCCTTGGGTAGGTGAGAGGATGGGATGGAGGGCATCAGAGGGCTCACCTGGAGCAGAGGCTTAGCTAAAGCCGGGGCAGATCATCTG includes:
- the NDUFB7 gene encoding NADH dehydrogenase [ubiquinone] 1 beta subcomplex subunit 7 isoform X1, with the translated sequence MGAHLARRYLGDASVEPDPLRMPTFPPDYGFPGRKEREMVATQQEMNDAQLVLQQRDYCAHYLIRLLRCKRDSFPNFLACKHEQHDWDSCEHLDYVKRMKEFERERRLLQRKKRRQQREADVARGQGSGEVGPGVAL
- the TECR gene encoding very-long-chain enoyl-CoA reductase — translated: MKHSEVEILDAKTREKLCFLDKVEPQATIAEIKNLFTKTHPQWYPARQSLRLDPKGKSLKDEDILQKLPVGTTATLYFRDLGAQISWVTVFLTEYAGPLFIYLLFYFRVPFIYGHKYDFTSSRHTVVHLACICHSFHYIKRLLETLFVHRFSHGTMPLRNIFKNCTYYWGFAAWMAYYINHPLYTPPTYGAQQVKLALAIFVICQLGNFSIHMALRDLRPAGSKTRKIPYPTKNPFTWLFLLVSCPNYTYEVGSWIGFAIMTQCVPVALFSLVGFTQMTIWAKGKHRSYLKEFRDYPPLRMPIIPFLL
- the NDUFB7 gene encoding NADH dehydrogenase [ubiquinone] 1 beta subcomplex subunit 7 isoform X2, which codes for MHCVWVQPRLRPGGVQRARVTLPECGGIPEMVATQQEMNDAQLVLQQRDYCAHYLIRLLRCKRDSFPNFLACKHEQHDWDSCEHLDYVKRMKEFERERRLLQRKKRRQQREADVARGQGSGEVGPGVAL